The following coding sequences lie in one Cannabis sativa cultivar Pink pepper isolate KNU-18-1 chromosome 5, ASM2916894v1, whole genome shotgun sequence genomic window:
- the LOC115717207 gene encoding cytochrome P450 89A2, giving the protein MEVIIIITTITLLLISFFFLKFITRRRNPTLPPGPFALPIIGNLLFIRKSFSQLEPILRNLHANYGPLVSLHLGSRRAVFIADRVLAHQALVQNGAVFADRPPALPTAKIFNSNQHSISSARYGSTWRLLRRNISSEILHPSRVKCYSRARKWVLDILLKRLELDSQNAAVLAHFQYAMFCLLVLMCFGVNNKIDETKIKEIENVQRRSLLTFSRFNILNVFPRLTKIVFRKRWEELLKLRQEQTQILLPLINSRNKVDDDDDDFVVCYVDTLLGLELGEEMRKLDSDEMVSLCSEFLNAGTDTTSTALQWIMANLVKYPKIQHKIYDEIKGVVTAKTGVIEEEDLEKMSYLKGVILEGLRRHPPAHFVLPHAVSEDVVLGGHLVPKNGSVNFMVAEMGWDPKVWEDPMEFKPERFINGDGSKVEFDVSGNREIKMMPFGVGRRICPAHALAMLHLEYFVANLVWKFEWNKVNDVDDVDLSEVQEFTVVMKNPLHACLTLRKH; this is encoded by the exons ATGGaagtcatcatcatcatcaccaccaTCACCCTCCTTCtaatctctttcttcttcctcaaaTTCATTACCAGAAGAAGAAACCCAACTCTTCCACCGGGACCCTTTGCTCTTCCCATCATCGGAAATCTCTTATTCATCCGAAAATCCTTCTCCCAACTCGAACCCATCCTCCGCAACCTCCACGCCAACTACGGTCCCCTCGTCTCTCTCCACCTCGGCTCACGCCGCGCCGTCTTCATAGCCGACCGTGTTTTAGCCCACCAAGCTCTAGTCCAAAACGGCGCCGTATTCGCCGACCGTCCACCGGCTCTACCCACCGCTAAAATCTTCAACAGTAATCAGCACAGTATCAGCTCAGCCAGGTACGGCTCGACTTGGCGGCTCCTGCGCCGAAACATCAGCTCCGAAATCCTACACCCTTCAAGGGTCAAGTGCTATTCACGCGCTCGCAAATGGGTTTTGGATATTCTCTTAAAACGACTCGAATTGGATTCACAAAACGCTGCCGTTTTGGCTCATTTTCAGTACGCTATGTTTTGTTTATTGGTTTTGATGTGTTTTGGGGTAAATAATAAGATTGATGAAACTAAGATTAAAGAGATTGAGAATGTTCAACGTCGATCGTTGTTGACTTTTTCAAGATTCAATATACTCAATGTGTTCCCAAGGTTGACTAAGATTGTGTTTAGAAAAAGGTGGGAAGAGTTGTTGAAGCTGAGACAAGAACAAACTCAGATTCTGTTACCTCTCATAAATTCTAGGAACAaggttgatgatgatgatgatgattttgtGGTTTGTTATGTTGATACTTTGTTGGGTTTAGAGTTAGGAGAGGAAATGAGGAAGCTTGATTCAGATGAAATGGTTAGTTTGTGTTCTGAGTTTTTGAATGCTGGTACTGATACAACCTCAACTGCATTGCAATGGATCATGGCTAATTTAGTCAAATATCCCAAAATTCAACACAAGATTTATGATGAGATTAAAGGGGTTGTTACAGCCAAGACCG GGGTGATTGAAGAGGAGGATTTGGAGAAGATGAGTTATTTGAAAGGTGTGATTTTGGAAGGGTTAAGGAGACACCCTCCAGCTCATTTTGTGTTGCCACATGCAGTGAGTGAGGATGTTGTTTTGGGTGGACATTTGGTGCCTAAGAATGGGAGTGTTAATTTCATGGTTGCTGAGATGGGTTGGGATCCAAAGGTGTGGGAGGATCCTATGGAGTTTAAACCAGAGAGGTTTATTAATGGTGATGGTAGTAAGGTTGAGTTTGATGTAAGTGGGAATAGGGAGATAAAGATGATGCCTTTTGGTGTTGGGAGGAGGATATGTCCTGCTCATGCTTTGGCTATGCTTCATTTGGAGTATTTTGTGGCTAATTTGGTTTGGAAGTTTGAGTGGAATAAGGTTAATGATGTTGATGATGTTGATTTGTCTGAGGTACAAGAGTTCACAGTTGTTATGAAGAATCCTTTGCATGCATGCTTGACTCTCAGGAAACACTAG